GCAACTTTCAGGGGCATCTCCTGTGTAAAAGTCCTGACAGGGATCATGGTGATGAAACAAAGGATCATGCAGGTTACCAATCTCGTTGAAAGCGGCATTCTTTTTATATTATTTAAGGGCCAGTATGAAATTACTTAAAAACCGGAGCTGAATTTTCAGCTATGCTGGTTAAGTATTCCCAAAATTCGTTCCAAATCCTTATCGGAACCGAATTTAATAACGAGGGAACCCTGCCCTTTATTATTGCGCTTGATGGTGATGGAAGCCCCGATCTTTTCATGAAGGCGGACGCCGGCATTTTGAAGGTTTTCCGGAATTCCGGCCTCTTTTTCTTCTGTCTTATGCAAAGGCGGAGCTTGAATGTCCCTGGCCAGTTTTTCTGTTTCCCTCACAGAGAGCCCTTTCTCAACGATCCGTAAAAGAGCTTTAAGCTGGAGTTCTGATTCCGGGATGCTGATCAGAGACCTTGCATGTCCCATGGATATCTGGTCATGCCTGAGCGCGTATTGAACTTCGGGTGGTAATTTCAAAAGCCTGATATAATTGGAAACAGTAGCCCGGTCTTTCCCGACTTTTTGACTGACATCTTCCTGGGTCAGATTGAGCTCATCGATGAGCCGTTGGTAACTAATCGCAATTTCTATGGCATTGAGATCCTTGCGGTGGATATTCTCTATCAGAGCCAGTTCAAGCATCTGCTCGTCATTCGCAACCCTGATGTAACAGGGAACCGCTTTCAGACCTGTTATTTCAGCTGCTTTAAGCCTGCGTTCCCCTGCTATGAGCTGGTAACGGTCGTAGCCGATTTTCCTGACCGTTATAGGCTGGATTATACCCTGCATTTTGATCGATTGGGCAAGTTCTTCAAGGCTTTCAGCTTCAAAACTTGTACGTGGCTGGAACGGATTTGCACCGATTTTGGAAATGGCAATGTCTGCAATGGCTCCTGCGACATAATCCCCGGAAATATCGCGGGAAGTGATATCAGTTTCCGGGCTTTGCAGAATGGCATCCAATCCCCGGCCAAGCGCTTTTTTCTTAGATGTCATTTATTATATCGATTGTTTTATCAGCTTCGCTCAGGTTTGTCATCCCGTTTTTCTGAAGGATTTCCCTGGCGAGGTTCAGATAATTGATAGCGCCAACGCTGGTGGCGTCATGCATGATCACTGTTTCACCGAAGCTGGGCGCTTCGCTCAGCCTGGTATTCCGGTGGATGATCGTATCAAAAACCATTTGCTGAAAATGAGTCTTAACTTCTTCGACAACCTGCTTCGAAAGGCGAAGACGGATATCGAACATGGTCAGCAGGATACCTTCAATGTCGAGAGAAGGATTTAACCTTGTCTGAACGATTTTGATTGTGTTCAGGAGTTTGCCAAGCCCTTCCAGCGCAAAATATTCACATTGTACGGGAATTATGACCGAATCCGCTGCTGTCAGGGCGTTGATAGTCACCAAACCTAATGATGGCGAGCAATCGATCAGAATAAAGTCGTACTTGTCCCTGACCTTCTGAATAACACGGCGCATCATCTTTTCCCGGCTTGGCAAATTGATCATTTCAATTTCGGCCCCAACCAGGTCGATGTGGGCTGGCAGCAAATCCAGGTAAGGTGTCTGGGTATTAAGAATAATATTGTTTGGATCCAGGTCGTCAATAATACATTCATAAACGCTGGTCTTGATGTTTTTGGGATCAAACCCGACACCCGAGGTCAAATTAGCCTGCGGATCTGCATCTATCAGCAAAGTTTTATATTCAAGGATGGCAAGACTAGCCCCCAGGTTTATTGCGGTAGTTGTTTTTCCGACTCCTCCTTTTTGATTGGCTAATGCGATGACCTTGCCCATTCTTTTTATTTTTTCTTCAGGTGTGCCAAAAATACTATTTAAATCAGCTAAGGTCCGCGGGGAATTATTATAATTTATCAACTAACAGAATATTGATCAAACGCAGGGAAAGCGGGAAATAAAGGGTGTGAAAACTTAAATTTGAATATTTCTGCAGATATTCGCAGAGCATCCGGCGATTCCGCAGATGATAAAAACAGAGATTACCTTGACCGCATTAAATCAATGCAGAATATCGCGCTGATCTGCTGGAAAAAAAGAAATCTCTTATTGATCCTTGCCCTCTTCTCCTGAGGTTCCAAGATCGTCAAAATCCAGGTCAGTGTGGTGTTCATCACCAGAAACCGGCTCATCCTCAATACCTTCAGGCTTTTCACCCGTTTCAACGAAATGCATCACTTCATTCAGGCCAGCCATAAATTTTTCAAAATCTTCCCTGTAAAGAAAGATTTTGTGTTTTTCATAAAAAAACTTGCCTTGTTCGTTGTCAAACCGCCTTTTGCTTTCAGTGATCGTCAGGTAGTTTTCTCCGGACCGGGTGGCTTTGACATCAAAAAAATATGTCCTTTTACCTGCCCGGATAACCCTTGAAAACACTTCCTCTTTCCTTATCTCTTTATTTCCAAACTCTTCCATCATTCGTTCCAATTTTTATTCCATCAACTTCATCACAAAAATAGAAATATTTATTTACACATCATTTTCATCCGACTTTATGAAATTATAGACAATAAAAATGATCTAAAGGTTGCATGAGCTTTCCGGACGCGGGATAAATAAAAAAAATTCTTTGATGGACAAGGAATATTTATACCTTTGCCCATGTAGGTAATACTAAGTTCATTTCGCATCATGCTGAGCAGAAGGCATCTCAGGGTCAAAGTCTTACAAGCTTTGTACGCGTTTTTTCAATCAGATGGCGATGACCTCGCTGCTGGTGAAAAGCAATTAATTAAAAGCACTGATAAACTTTATGAATTGTATATCTGCCAGCTTTCCTTCCTCCTTAAATTAGTTGATTATACGCGAAACAGGATGGAAGAAGCAAAAAAGAAGTTTTACCCTACCGAAGAAGACTTAAATCCCAACACACGGTTAATCGAAAACCGGTTTATCCGGCAGGTCGAAGAGAATAAAGATTTCCTGTGCTGGCGCAATAAATTGAAAATTAATTGGGTCCATGAAGAGCATCTTTTCCAGAAACTTCTCCATGAGTTGAAA
The DNA window shown above is from Bacteroidales bacterium and carries:
- a CDS encoding PUR family DNA/RNA-binding protein, producing MEEFGNKEIRKEEVFSRVIRAGKRTYFFDVKATRSGENYLTITESKRRFDNEQGKFFYEKHKIFLYREDFEKFMAGLNEVMHFVETGEKPEGIEDEPVSGDEHHTDLDFDDLGTSGEEGKDQ
- a CDS encoding ParB/RepB/Spo0J family partition protein translates to MTSKKKALGRGLDAILQSPETDITSRDISGDYVAGAIADIAISKIGANPFQPRTSFEAESLEELAQSIKMQGIIQPITVRKIGYDRYQLIAGERRLKAAEITGLKAVPCYIRVANDEQMLELALIENIHRKDLNAIEIAISYQRLIDELNLTQEDVSQKVGKDRATVSNYIRLLKLPPEVQYALRHDQISMGHARSLISIPESELQLKALLRIVEKGLSVRETEKLARDIQAPPLHKTEEKEAGIPENLQNAGVRLHEKIGASITIKRNNKGQGSLVIKFGSDKDLERILGILNQHS
- a CDS encoding AAA family ATPase, with product MGKVIALANQKGGVGKTTTAINLGASLAILEYKTLLIDADPQANLTSGVGFDPKNIKTSVYECIIDDLDPNNIILNTQTPYLDLLPAHIDLVGAEIEMINLPSREKMMRRVIQKVRDKYDFILIDCSPSLGLVTINALTAADSVIIPVQCEYFALEGLGKLLNTIKIVQTRLNPSLDIEGILLTMFDIRLRLSKQVVEEVKTHFQQMVFDTIIHRNTRLSEAPSFGETVIMHDATSVGAINYLNLAREILQKNGMTNLSEADKTIDIINDI